In Arcobacter ellisii, a genomic segment contains:
- a CDS encoding OmpA family protein, which yields MYNKEQKNDENFWISYADLMAGLLFVFILVIGAIVIKYVYTQSNLEKEKAALNSSEEAKSKLFYELAKAKNLYETTKSDLDKAASELKDKDNKISLNLAEIEKLKALLLEYELNVKDEKDKNEKLSAELTEKTNMISLKDEELTMLADKLLVQTQIHQKMVEEFDIAKIKIKNLTGIKLTVIAKLKEKLGKSINIDEKSGAIKFSSNILFDQNSYILKEDAKKELSNTLKKYLNTLLGDKEMKKYIESITIEGHTNSDGTYLSNLSLSQQRAHAVMQFLYDSNIIDKNLLSTYVNSSGRSSSDLILDKNGVEDKDASRRIEIKFTIKNEEAIREIQNYLGEKK from the coding sequence ATGTACAATAAAGAACAAAAAAATGATGAAAACTTTTGGATATCTTATGCCGATTTAATGGCAGGATTACTTTTTGTATTCATCTTAGTAATTGGAGCTATTGTAATAAAATATGTTTATACACAAAGTAATTTAGAAAAAGAAAAAGCAGCTTTAAACTCAAGTGAAGAGGCAAAATCAAAACTTTTTTATGAATTAGCAAAAGCAAAAAATCTATATGAAACTACAAAAAGTGATTTAGATAAAGCAGCATCTGAACTAAAAGATAAAGATAATAAAATCTCTTTAAATCTTGCAGAAATTGAAAAATTAAAAGCTTTACTTTTAGAATATGAATTAAATGTAAAAGATGAAAAAGATAAAAATGAAAAATTATCAGCAGAATTAACTGAAAAAACAAATATGATAAGTTTAAAAGATGAAGAGTTAACTATGCTTGCTGATAAATTATTAGTTCAAACACAAATTCATCAAAAAATGGTTGAAGAGTTTGATATAGCAAAAATCAAAATCAAAAACCTAACAGGTATAAAATTAACTGTTATTGCAAAACTAAAAGAGAAACTTGGAAAATCAATCAATATAGATGAAAAAAGTGGAGCTATTAAATTCTCTTCAAATATTTTATTTGACCAAAACTCTTATATTTTAAAAGAAGATGCAAAAAAAGAGCTAAGTAATACTTTGAAAAAATATTTGAATACTTTACTTGGTGATAAAGAGATGAAAAAATATATTGAAAGTATTACTATTGAAGGGCACACAAATAGTGATGGAACTTATCTTTCAAATCTTTCATTATCTCAACAAAGAGCCCATGCAGTTATGCAATTTTTATATGATTCAAATATCATAGATAAAAATCTTTTATCAACTTATGTAAATTCAAGTGGAAGGTCTTCTTCTGATTTGATTTTAGATAAAAATGGTGTTGAAGATAAAGATGCGTCAAGAAGAATAGAGATTAAATTTACAATTAAAAATGAAGAAGCAATAAGAGAAATTCAAAATTATTTAGGTGAGAAAAAATAA
- a CDS encoding MotA/TolQ/ExbB proton channel family protein, whose translation MFTDDDFIELNSKFYTTCKPQSRIFTLLTVPAALFAIILVCYLGFLPLKVEIHSVVLIGFIFFIYLFFVKHNAYYVSCKFKTQYSELVFYLKEYINKNLLTIGETTKANGSVDDFLKDYTSNIRNTNFSSIASGIFPTLGILGTFISIAFSMPDFTSGTTSALESEISKLLGGVGTAFYVSIYGIFLSIWWIFFEKIGMSRFDHDTFIINENTKHFFWTKVDIESIHIKSNLDNFTKMSEVFNQLTSSNILENINSSIEHRFEVLEEILKKELILSSKIAENIDNNERLSIMLKDMTLNMQTTIKSFEKQKDLYALNAELLNANIEKLNSHMGNLSSDNLKAIYTNIVKSIETMKSDMEKIEWKFKQGLEEYDENITFRLKNSLELIDEETTKIIKDFKEFKEISK comes from the coding sequence ATGTTCACTGATGATGATTTTATTGAACTTAACTCAAAATTTTACACAACTTGTAAACCTCAATCAAGAATTTTTACACTACTTACTGTACCTGCTGCTTTATTTGCAATTATTCTAGTATGTTATTTAGGATTTTTGCCTTTAAAAGTTGAAATTCACAGTGTTGTATTGATTGGTTTTATATTTTTTATTTACCTATTTTTTGTAAAACACAATGCTTATTATGTTTCTTGTAAATTTAAAACTCAATATTCAGAATTAGTTTTTTATCTAAAAGAATATATCAATAAAAACTTATTAACAATTGGTGAAACAACAAAAGCAAATGGAAGTGTTGATGACTTTTTAAAAGACTATACAAGTAATATAAGAAATACAAACTTCTCTTCAATCGCTTCAGGAATTTTCCCAACTCTAGGGATTTTAGGAACATTTATCTCAATTGCATTTAGTATGCCTGATTTTACTTCTGGAACTACAAGTGCTTTAGAATCTGAAATTTCTAAACTTTTAGGTGGAGTTGGAACAGCTTTTTATGTTTCAATTTATGGTATTTTCTTATCAATTTGGTGGATATTCTTTGAAAAAATTGGAATGAGTAGATTTGACCATGATACATTTATAATCAACGAAAATACTAAACATTTTTTCTGGACAAAAGTTGATATTGAATCAATTCACATAAAAAGTAATTTAGATAATTTTACAAAAATGAGTGAAGTATTTAATCAATTAACTTCAAGCAATATTTTAGAAAATATAAACTCTTCAATCGAACATAGATTTGAAGTTTTAGAAGAGATTTTGAAAAAAGAGTTAATTTTATCTTCTAAAATTGCAGAAAACATTGATAATAATGAAAGATTATCAATCATGTTAAAAGATATGACTTTAAATATGCAAACAACAATAAAAAGCTTTGAAAAACAAAAAGATTTATATGCTTTAAATGCAGAGTTATTAAATGCAAATATTGAAAAATTAAATTCTCACATGGGGAACTTAAGTTCAGATAATTTAAAAGCAATTTATACAAATATTGTAAAAAGTATCGAAACTATGAAAAGTGATATGGAAAAAATTGAATGGAAATTCAAACAAGGTCTTGAAGAGTATGATGAAAATATTACTTTTAGATTGAAAAACTCTCTTGAGTTAATAGATGAAGAGACTACAAAAATCATAAAAGATTTTAAAGAATTTAAAGAAATATCAAAGTAG
- a CDS encoding L,D-transpeptidase — protein sequence MIRKILTLLFIICNSSFVFANAQKYTISVCVTSNLENALFCKKRILESMSGEVLIVKNKNRYFTYLNVYDDKKIANQTIKNSSSYVKQQKPYVKELEEKILKLKENNKKVYIDLEDSVIQEEIVETIIPKENEVTVPLKKVEEFPLVSAVPNTQELKLVSSYPFDEGKRFVDDEDVEEKIEIKEEVVPLAKENSSIEEKENDEKIASYEEELRQISMDEFDRANEQLEKKEKVQKITKSYEKPKVIKKEIPKKEEIKPIVVKEVEEDIEANIADYQQLIIEVNSVTNYMTVKAQIDNHLKEIKTYRVSTGKDDVKKPFGVGKISQISLNPVWYPTADTLKTFRKRGINLPSVVPPGHKYNYMGAAKINLTHIVDGKSTYRIHGTLNEKTIGTNESAGCIRMKNSDVLQLATLINDFANMNSLDKVKVVLK from the coding sequence ATGATTAGAAAAATTTTAACTTTATTATTTATTATTTGTAATAGTTCTTTTGTTTTTGCAAATGCACAAAAATATACAATTTCAGTTTGTGTAACTTCAAATTTAGAAAATGCACTTTTTTGTAAAAAACGAATACTTGAGAGTATGAGTGGAGAAGTTCTTATTGTAAAAAATAAAAATAGATATTTTACATATTTGAATGTTTATGATGATAAAAAAATTGCTAATCAAACTATAAAAAATTCTTCATCTTATGTAAAACAACAAAAACCTTATGTAAAAGAGTTAGAAGAAAAAATATTAAAATTAAAAGAGAATAATAAAAAAGTTTATATAGATTTAGAAGATTCAGTAATTCAAGAAGAGATAGTTGAAACAATAATACCAAAAGAGAATGAAGTAACTGTTCCTTTGAAAAAAGTAGAAGAGTTCCCTTTAGTTTCTGCTGTTCCAAATACACAAGAGTTAAAATTAGTTAGTTCTTATCCATTTGATGAGGGAAAAAGATTTGTAGATGATGAAGATGTGGAAGAAAAAATTGAAATAAAAGAGGAAGTTGTACCTTTAGCAAAAGAAAATAGCTCAATAGAAGAGAAAGAAAATGATGAAAAAATTGCTTCATATGAAGAAGAGTTAAGACAAATTAGTATGGATGAATTTGATAGGGCGAATGAGCAACTTGAAAAAAAAGAAAAAGTGCAAAAAATTACAAAAAGTTATGAAAAACCAAAAGTAATCAAAAAAGAGATACCTAAAAAAGAGGAAATTAAACCTATTGTTGTAAAAGAAGTTGAAGAAGATATTGAAGCTAATATTGCAGATTATCAACAACTTATTATTGAAGTAAATTCTGTTACAAATTATATGACAGTAAAAGCTCAGATAGATAACCATCTAAAAGAGATAAAAACTTATAGAGTTTCAACTGGAAAAGATGATGTAAAAAAACCTTTTGGTGTTGGAAAAATCTCTCAAATCTCTTTAAATCCTGTTTGGTATCCAACGGCTGATACTTTAAAAACTTTTAGAAAAAGAGGAATAAATCTCCCTTCGGTTGTTCCTCCTGGACATAAATACAATTATATGGGAGCTGCTAAAATAAATCTAACACATATTGTTGATGGGAAAAGTACATATAGAATTCATGGAACTTTAAATGAAAAAACAATTGGTACAAATGAATCAGCAGGTTGTATTAGAATGAAAAATAGTGATGTTTTACAACTTGCAACTCTAATAAATGATTTTGCAAATATGAATAGTTTGGATAAAGTAAAAGTTGTTTTGAAATAG
- a CDS encoding EF-hand domain-containing protein, whose translation MQSITKVIKLGLVVAGSLSVMASGVIAEELPNRGPIEFSTYDINKDGFVSEKEFNDIREKRLEQKAQAGMPMKNAGNVADFSAFDTNKDGKLTEIELLKGQNKQMQNKQGNKGMMTQGMGQGNMLDFESFDLNNDGMISSKEMEESREKRMEQKASEGKMMKNVGNQPPFSDIDTNNDGNISKEEFLNHQMKQRQ comes from the coding sequence ATGCAAAGTATAACAAAAGTTATTAAATTAGGTTTAGTAGTTGCTGGTTCTTTGTCGGTTATGGCAAGTGGTGTTATCGCTGAAGAGTTACCAAATCGAGGTCCAATAGAGTTTTCAACTTATGATATAAATAAAGATGGTTTCGTAAGTGAAAAAGAGTTTAATGATATAAGAGAAAAAAGATTAGAGCAAAAAGCACAAGCTGGAATGCCTATGAAAAATGCAGGAAATGTAGCAGATTTTAGTGCATTTGATACAAACAAAGATGGAAAACTAACAGAGATTGAGTTGTTAAAAGGTCAAAATAAACAAATGCAAAACAAGCAAGGTAATAAAGGAATGATGACTCAAGGTATGGGACAAGGTAATATGCTAGATTTTGAAAGTTTTGATTTGAATAATGATGGAATGATTAGTTCTAAAGAGATGGAAGAATCAAGAGAAAAAAGAATGGAACAAAAAGCCTCAGAGGGTAAAATGATGAAAAATGTAGGTAATCAGCCGCCATTTTCAGATATAGATACTAATAATGATGGAAATATTAGTAAAGAAGAGTTTTTAAATCATCAAATGAAACAAAGACAATAA
- the recQ gene encoding DNA helicase RecQ: MNKKYQILKDIFGHDKFRSFQEEVVDCILAKQDVLTILPTGGGKSLCYQLPTLLMNGTTVVISPLIALMQDQIKALNDLNISAEMISSATSNDENSFTLQKLLTGELKFIYVAPERFTSNEFVAVLQRININYFVIDEVHCVSAWGHEFRAEYRNLDRLKRFFPNTSICAFTATATKKVEADISQSLNLQNPRHFRAKTVRDNLDIKVEPRIANGKTQILNFLKTHKGLCGIIYTFTRKEAESIAEFLSESGYSAKAYHAGLSNDKKNEVFNDFVYEKIDIVVATIAFGMGIDKSNIRFVIHTSLPKTLENYYQEIGRAGRDGEMSYVYMLYSKSDEVKRKIQIEEAIDDGYKQTALDKLEFMYRYCVSNNCRHKMIAGYFEDEIDSCKTLCDNCTKGEVKQVDVSVDAQKLLSAIYRSEQRFGLNHIIDILRGSKNQKLLEFGHDKLSVYNLGVDKSKNEWIAIADKLIDIQALVLGEFRVLKISNLGLEILKGKEKLFIDSDKLGIASKIQEEETELGFDELVYERFRNLRREIALESEVPAYVIFGDKTLKEFANKLPTSKDEMLNINGVGLVKYEKYGESFLNLCKEIKEEFKEKLEQKEPLKKLTKTYLETFELLNEGKSVEEISQIRDLGLTSILGHITVLFEHKKISKEKKEELLKPLEIPENIKIWIEEGLKLDSFKELRQHLYLYEYLKKEL; encoded by the coding sequence ATGAATAAAAAATACCAAATACTAAAAGATATTTTCGGACACGATAAATTTAGAAGCTTCCAAGAAGAGGTTGTTGATTGTATTCTTGCTAAACAAGATGTTTTGACAATTTTGCCAACGGGTGGTGGGAAATCACTTTGTTATCAGCTTCCTACACTTCTTATGAATGGAACTACTGTTGTAATTTCTCCACTTATTGCACTTATGCAAGACCAAATCAAAGCACTTAATGATTTGAATATTAGTGCAGAGATGATAAGTTCTGCTACTTCAAATGATGAAAATAGTTTTACTCTTCAAAAGCTTTTAACTGGGGAATTAAAATTTATTTATGTTGCACCTGAAAGGTTCACTTCAAATGAGTTTGTTGCCGTTTTACAACGAATAAATATAAACTATTTTGTAATTGATGAAGTGCACTGTGTTTCGGCTTGGGGACATGAGTTCAGAGCTGAATATAGAAATCTTGATAGATTAAAAAGATTTTTTCCAAATACTTCAATTTGTGCATTTACAGCAACGGCTACAAAAAAAGTCGAAGCTGATATTTCTCAAAGTCTAAACTTACAAAATCCAAGACATTTCAGAGCAAAAACTGTGCGAGATAATCTTGATATAAAAGTAGAACCAAGAATTGCAAATGGAAAAACTCAAATTTTAAACTTCCTAAAAACACATAAAGGTTTATGTGGAATTATCTATACTTTTACAAGAAAAGAAGCAGAATCAATAGCAGAGTTTTTGAGTGAAAGTGGTTACAGTGCAAAAGCTTATCATGCGGGACTTAGTAATGATAAAAAAAATGAAGTTTTTAATGATTTTGTATATGAGAAAATAGATATTGTGGTAGCAACTATCGCTTTTGGAATGGGAATTGATAAATCAAATATTCGGTTTGTAATTCACACATCTTTGCCTAAAACCCTTGAAAACTATTATCAAGAGATAGGTCGAGCAGGGCGTGATGGCGAAATGTCTTATGTTTATATGCTTTATTCAAAATCTGATGAGGTAAAAAGAAAAATCCAAATCGAAGAAGCTATTGATGATGGCTACAAACAAACTGCCCTTGATAAATTGGAGTTTATGTATAGATATTGTGTGAGTAATAATTGCCGTCATAAAATGATTGCAGGATATTTTGAAGATGAAATTGACTCTTGTAAAACTTTGTGTGATAACTGTACAAAAGGGGAAGTAAAGCAGGTTGATGTGAGTGTGGACGCTCAAAAACTTCTAAGTGCAATTTATAGAAGTGAACAAAGATTTGGGTTAAATCATATTATTGATATATTAAGAGGTTCAAAAAACCAAAAACTTTTAGAGTTTGGGCATGATAAATTGAGTGTTTATAATCTAGGAGTTGATAAAAGTAAAAATGAATGGATTGCAATCGCTGATAAACTAATCGATATACAAGCTTTAGTTTTAGGGGAGTTTAGAGTTTTAAAAATTTCAAATTTAGGTTTAGAGATTTTAAAAGGTAAAGAGAAACTTTTTATTGATAGTGATAAATTAGGAATTGCCTCAAAAATTCAAGAGGAAGAAACTGAACTCGGTTTTGATGAGTTAGTTTATGAAAGATTTAGAAATCTAAGAAGAGAAATAGCTCTTGAAAGTGAAGTTCCAGCTTATGTGATTTTTGGGGATAAAACTTTAAAAGAGTTTGCAAATAAACTGCCAACTTCAAAAGATGAAATGTTAAATATAAATGGTGTTGGTCTTGTAAAATATGAAAAATATGGAGAAAGTTTTTTAAATTTATGTAAAGAGATAAAAGAGGAATTTAAAGAAAAACTTGAACAAAAAGAGCCTCTAAAAAAACTCACAAAAACATATTTAGAAACTTTTGAACTTTTGAATGAGGGAAAAAGTGTAGAAGAGATATCTCAAATTAGAGATTTAGGATTAACTTCAATTCTTGGTCATATTACAGTTTTATTTGAACATAAAAAAATCTCAAAAGAGAAAAAAGAAGAACTTTTAAAACCTTTAGAAATTCCAGAAAATATAAAAATTTGGATAGAAGAGGGCTTAAAACTTGATAGTTTTAAAGAGTTAAGACAACATCTATATTTGTATGAATATTTAAAAAAAGAGTTGTAA
- a CDS encoding HPP family protein has product MKKFFKQFKKINSEPLEKSNMLWSWIGSFIGILAISYFHRDILEDKDLTLVIGSFGASAVLVYGAVNSPLAQPRNLIGGHILSAIIGVISFKLFSQNLLLASAFAVATSILVMQLTLTLHPPGGATALIAVIGSEQIHNLGFLYVLFPVTSGAFILLIIAVVVNNIPKHRYYPESLKDFNKKWFSED; this is encoded by the coding sequence ATGAAAAAATTTTTTAAACAATTCAAAAAAATAAACTCTGAACCTTTAGAAAAATCAAATATGCTTTGGTCTTGGATTGGTTCATTTATAGGAATTTTAGCAATCTCATATTTTCATCGTGATATTTTAGAGGATAAAGATTTAACTTTGGTTATTGGTTCATTTGGAGCAAGTGCCGTTTTGGTTTATGGAGCAGTAAATTCTCCTTTAGCACAACCTAGAAATCTAATAGGTGGACATATTTTATCAGCAATAATTGGTGTAATCTCTTTTAAACTTTTTTCACAAAATTTATTATTAGCCTCAGCTTTTGCCGTCGCAACTTCTATTTTAGTTATGCAATTAACTTTAACTTTACATCCTCCAGGTGGAGCAACAGCTTTAATCGCAGTTATAGGAAGTGAACAAATTCATAATTTAGGTTTTTTATATGTTTTATTTCCTGTAACATCAGGGGCTTTTATTTTATTAATAATTGCAGTTGTTGTAAATAACATCCCAAAACATAGATATTATCCAGAATCTTTAAAAGATTTTAATAAAAAATGGTTTAGTGAAGATTAA
- a CDS encoding glycosyltransferase, producing MSKFLYITDQDEYADHSFIGPLFQKYLTKHFDINTTFFSNTKNEIEFEEKGRIIIPKKFQNNILEELEKAQINLNQFQFVVIRNNIELLKEVLDKKQNYNFKVGFRLSFPKRIAKLQTDEANNKKSLFDAITNKIKTYSEINLINKCDIFLPTSFQMKNDYFKDVKTRSFVIPSAIDPENLHDNIQHKGSEKRFFYAGTLDKLREFETILEAFSNINSSNYKLMISTKDPEYLDDLLVKFDNIKDNIEIYNASNRNDLLDLIAKADIGLAVLPNIALFNSSTPMKVLDYYSSAIPCIMSKNENNSSIFEDNISAWFTDFDKESIKNKLEYIISLSKDEITQVGINGQNRLLAVRNYERIAADLAHQLNIL from the coding sequence ATGAGTAAGTTTTTGTATATCACAGACCAAGATGAATATGCTGACCATAGTTTCATTGGACCATTATTTCAAAAATATTTAACAAAACATTTTGATATAAATACTACATTTTTTTCAAATACAAAAAATGAGATAGAGTTTGAAGAAAAAGGAAGAATTATTATTCCTAAAAAGTTTCAAAATAATATTTTAGAAGAGTTAGAAAAAGCACAAATCAATCTAAATCAATTTCAATTTGTTGTAATTAGAAATAATATTGAGTTATTAAAAGAGGTTTTAGATAAAAAACAAAATTACAACTTCAAAGTTGGATTTAGACTCTCTTTTCCAAAACGAATTGCAAAACTTCAAACAGATGAAGCAAATAATAAAAAATCGTTATTTGATGCAATTACAAATAAAATAAAAACATATTCAGAAATAAATCTAATAAACAAATGTGATATATTTTTGCCAACTTCTTTTCAAATGAAAAATGATTATTTTAAAGATGTAAAAACTAGAAGTTTTGTAATTCCATCTGCCATTGACCCTGAAAATTTACATGACAATATCCAACATAAAGGAAGTGAAAAAAGATTTTTTTATGCAGGAACTCTTGATAAATTAAGAGAATTTGAAACTATTTTAGAAGCTTTTAGTAATATAAATAGTTCAAATTATAAACTAATGATTTCAACAAAAGACCCAGAATATTTAGATGATTTATTAGTAAAATTTGACAATATAAAAGATAATATTGAAATATACAATGCAAGTAATAGAAATGACCTTTTAGATTTAATAGCAAAAGCAGATATAGGACTTGCAGTTCTTCCAAATATTGCACTATTTAACTCTTCAACACCAATGAAAGTATTAGATTACTACTCAAGTGCAATTCCTTGTATTATGAGTAAAAACGAAAATAACTCTTCAATCTTTGAAGATAATATCAGCGCTTGGTTTACAGATTTTGATAAAGAGTCTATAAAAAACAAACTTGAATATATTATCTCTTTATCAAAAGATGAAATAACACAAGTTGGAATTAATGGTCAAAATAGATTATTAGCTGTTAGAAATTATGAAAGAATAGCAGCTGATTTAGCTCACCAATTAAATATTTTATAA
- a CDS encoding YgjP-like metallopeptidase domain-containing protein yields MKYLSHYPKDLQEKIQVLIDKEKLSSYIKTKYPTAHTYTNDKALYSYVMDFKNEYFKKYQVSKVMYDGKINVINNALGMHSIVSRVQGSKLKSKNEIRVASVFKNMPEEFLQMIVVHELAHFKEREHDKAFYNLCTFVMPSYHQVEFDLRVYLTHIDLLGKLY; encoded by the coding sequence ATGAAATATTTAAGCCACTATCCAAAAGATTTACAAGAAAAAATTCAAGTTTTAATCGATAAAGAAAAACTTTCTTCTTATATAAAAACAAAATATCCAACAGCTCATACATATACAAATGATAAAGCTTTATACTCATATGTTATGGATTTTAAAAATGAATATTTTAAAAAATATCAAGTCTCAAAAGTAATGTATGATGGAAAAATAAATGTTATTAATAATGCTTTAGGAATGCACTCAATAGTTTCTAGAGTTCAAGGTTCAAAACTAAAATCAAAAAATGAAATAAGAGTTGCAAGTGTATTTAAAAATATGCCTGAAGAATTTTTACAAATGATAGTTGTACACGAACTTGCACACTTTAAAGAAAGAGAACATGATAAAGCTTTTTACAACCTTTGTACTTTTGTTATGCCCTCTTATCATCAAGTAGAATTCGATTTAAGAGTCTATTTAACTCACATTGATTTATTAGGAAAACTTTACTAA
- a CDS encoding dynamin family protein → MSANLNILKSFINEYKETYNIEEIVYDEGLVGDIKKVQDKLLDEKFFPSNQLKGILNKQIRRARYPMEVAITGQFSAGKSTFLNALLSRNILPTGITPVTSKVNFINYGEEYKLKITYYSGAQEFAPIESIADFTDQRQHEMKDIKYLTLYAPMDILKDISFVDTPGLNSQSQSDTETTRKVLRDVGGIIWLTLIDNAGKLSEAEVLEEYMQHFKNKSLCVLNQKDKLTPEQVETTTKYVSEKFSKYFAKVVPISARMALESRAQQKDILIEDEYTKIVTQFKKDLHEKNVDDLDFFENSFKEYKNKINSIKNSDATTNTKLLEESNIQDVLDFINETIRPQAAEAKEFAIKKDLRGICEILVKEYETITKVYDALLEVLKSCEPKVIEHFENIHKRYSKELFNIYNSLESIMEKIAHETYKNIKKKKAFRFEESKGFLGEKIEKFAYETFWIDSDAVYKSLFYDDQTVDKMFKRSIKLLKNIELNTDDAFRETYNIIKNEVTKWQEPYELIRKHREIASDFEFSNTRHFAAKVYENVLKAYHTAILENISALRKKFAYFNGALSYSYIQTTQATIAHFEQQIHESEELYKKEPSRFSISHPREDEIVAKLKANFGFEKIEDFLTSKRNYLFKIIKYSKEQYLEINEDRIKFVTSKKEQYLDKIKDLEKIKEEI, encoded by the coding sequence ATGAGTGCAAATCTAAATATCCTAAAAAGTTTTATTAACGAATATAAAGAGACCTATAATATTGAAGAAATTGTTTATGATGAAGGTTTAGTTGGAGATATAAAAAAGGTTCAAGATAAACTTCTTGATGAAAAATTCTTTCCTTCAAATCAATTAAAAGGTATTTTAAATAAACAAATAAGACGTGCAAGATATCCAATGGAAGTTGCAATTACAGGACAGTTTTCTGCTGGTAAATCTACATTTTTAAATGCTTTGCTTTCAAGAAATATTTTACCAACAGGAATTACGCCAGTTACTTCAAAAGTTAACTTTATAAATTATGGTGAAGAGTATAAACTAAAAATCACTTATTATTCAGGTGCACAAGAGTTTGCTCCTATTGAATCAATTGCTGATTTTACAGACCAAAGACAACATGAAATGAAAGATATAAAATATCTAACACTTTATGCACCAATGGATATATTAAAAGATATTTCATTTGTTGATACACCAGGACTTAATTCTCAATCGCAAAGTGATACAGAAACAACTAGAAAAGTTCTAAGAGATGTTGGTGGAATTATTTGGTTAACACTTATTGATAATGCAGGAAAACTATCAGAAGCTGAAGTTTTAGAAGAGTATATGCAACACTTTAAAAATAAATCTTTATGTGTTTTAAATCAAAAGGATAAATTAACTCCTGAACAAGTTGAAACAACTACAAAATATGTAAGTGAAAAATTCTCAAAATATTTTGCTAAAGTTGTTCCTATTTCTGCAAGAATGGCACTTGAATCAAGAGCACAACAAAAAGATATTTTGATTGAAGATGAATATACAAAAATAGTAACTCAATTTAAAAAAGATTTACATGAAAAAAATGTTGATGATTTGGATTTCTTTGAAAATAGTTTTAAAGAGTATAAAAATAAAATCAATTCTATTAAAAATTCTGATGCTACAACAAATACAAAACTTTTAGAAGAATCAAATATACAAGATGTTTTAGATTTCATAAATGAAACGATAAGACCACAAGCAGCAGAAGCTAAAGAGTTTGCTATTAAAAAAGATTTAAGAGGTATTTGTGAAATTTTAGTAAAAGAGTATGAAACGATTACTAAAGTTTACGATGCTTTACTTGAAGTATTAAAATCTTGTGAGCCAAAAGTAATTGAACATTTTGAGAATATTCACAAAAGATACTCAAAAGAGTTATTTAATATTTATAACTCTTTAGAATCAATTATGGAAAAAATTGCTCACGAAACATATAAAAATATCAAAAAGAAAAAAGCTTTTAGATTTGAAGAATCAAAAGGGTTTTTAGGCGAAAAAATAGAAAAATTTGCCTATGAAACTTTCTGGATTGATTCAGATGCAGTTTATAAATCTTTATTTTATGATGACCAAACTGTTGATAAAATGTTTAAACGTTCAATTAAACTTCTTAAAAATATCGAATTAAATACAGATGATGCTTTTAGAGAAACTTACAATATCATAAAAAATGAAGTTACAAAATGGCAAGAGCCTTATGAATTGATTAGAAAACATAGAGAAATTGCCTCTGATTTTGAGTTCTCAAATACAAGACACTTTGCAGCAAAAGTTTATGAAAATGTTTTAAAAGCTTATCATACTGCTATTTTAGAAAATATCTCAGCTTTAAGAAAAAAGTTTGCATATTTTAATGGAGCTTTATCATACTCATATATTCAAACAACACAAGCAACAATTGCTCACTTTGAACAACAAATTCATGAATCAGAAGAGTTATATAAAAAAGAGCCTTCAAGATTCTCAATTTCACACCCAAGAGAAGATGAAATTGTTGCAAAATTAAAAGCAAATTTTGGGTTTGAAAAAATTGAAGATTTTTTAACTTCAAAAAGAAACTATTTATTTAAAATTATCAAATACTCAAAAGAACAATATCTTGAAATAAATGAAGATAGAATAAAATTCGTAACTTCAAAAAAAGAACAATACCTAGATAAAATAAAAGATTTAGAGAAAATAAAAGAGGAAATTTAA